The Rosa rugosa chromosome 3, drRosRugo1.1, whole genome shotgun sequence sequence GATTTGTTCGGCCCGCATTAATTTGCTTCAGTTCACATAAGCTGACCTCACCTTATAATTTGAAAATGGGCATTTGACCTTTCAACGTTTTGTGTGTGATCATAAAAATGTCGAGGAAAATTCAAAGGCTGGTTTTTCTACTTTTCTCTTCTCTGATTACTTGGTTAGGGTTAGAGGTTGAGGTTGAGGTTGTGGTTGTGAATGATACTTGGGAGTACGTCAAGACGCATGCTATTATGACTAGCTAGCAGATACCAATCTTGATACCATTAGTCCATTActacttttcttttgttttcttttgccaaaGCACCCGTGCTTATAAAATTTGAAAGCCGTTCTGCAAATCTACAAACTTACACTCTCCGAtcctctctctctgcaaatgaAAGCCATGGCGGTAAAGCTTATGCATGCGGTTCAATACAATAGTTATGGTGGAGGACCTTCTGGTTTAAAGGTTGTTATTTATctgcttcttttctttctggctTTCGAATGCACAGTTGAGGGTTGAATTGAAGTTTGTGAAGAGAGGCTTTGGAGTTGTGCAGAGTAAGATGATACTGTTTGTTTCTTCTTGCAGCATGTTGAGATTCCGATCCCAACTCCGAAGAAAGATGAGGTTTTGCTGAAAGTGGAAGCAGCTAGTATAAATCCAATTGATTGGAAACTGCAGAAAGGCGTGGGGCGGCCTTTTTACCCACGCAATTTGCCTCATACACCTGGTAACTTTGTTGTTCATTTATAATTTGAGTGAATGTGTTCGTCATAAACATGGGAGCCCCAATTGTTTAGCTTTGAAAAACAATGAATTTTAAATGCTCTGTTAGTGTGCGTTTGAGCAGATGCCACGTTACTTGAAAAGTTGGCATTGATAGTAACTTTGTTTAAACAAGGCATTGTTGGAACTGTTTGGTAGTGTGAAATTTACATAGCATTGGTTCTGTGTCCCATAGAGATTACATTAGGAAGAATCGAATAATGAAAAGATTAATATGTTTCGATACAAGCTCTGATTTACAGTTGAGTTATAGATGAAAGAGTTGTTAGGTAGATAAGTAAGTTGAATATTTAAATTGCTTCTGGATAGCTAGAAATGATAGAATTGAATATATATTGAAAGGATCATGTTTTCAACATAATCTCTCATTTGTACATTGATCCTTAGCCTGCTAGATTAATTTCTTGACTTTGGCTGATGACATTATCGGGCACAGCTTGTGATGTGGCCGGAGAGGTTGTCGAGGTTGGACAAGGAGTTCAGAATTTCAAAGTGGGCGACGAAGTTGTCGCAGCTCTAACACTTGCTGTAAGTGCTCATTTTTGTTCCTTTTGGTAACGTTCATTTGCTTTATGCTGATTTCATCCATGCCTTGCTTTATGTATATGTTAATAGACTGGAGGTGCATTTGCTGAGTATGCAACTGCTAAAGAGTGTTTCACGGCTACTAGGCCGCCTGAGGTTTCAGCAGCCGAAGCTGCCGGGTTACCTGTTGCTGGTCTCACAGCTCACCAGTGTCTCACTGAAGCTGCAGGAGTCAAGCTGGATGGCACAGGCCCTCAGAAGAACATATTGATTACCGCTGCCTCTGGAGGTGTGGGGCACTATGCAGTCCAACTAGCTAAGCTAGGAAACACCCATGTCACGGCCACTTGTGGAGCTCGTAACATCGATTTCGTCAAGAGCTTGGGGGCTGATGAGGTTCTTGACTACAAGACCCCTGAAGGGGCAGCTCTGAGTAGCCCGTCTGGTCGGAAATACGATGCCGTGATCCACTGTGCAACAGCCATTCCTTGGTCTACTTTTAAGCCGAATTTGAGTCCAAATGGGAAGGTCATAGAAATTAGTCCCAGTCTAAGTAACTGGCTCACTATGGCTGTAAACAAACTCACCTTCTCCAAGAAGCAGCTAGTGCAGCTGATGGTGAATCCCAAGGCTGAGAACCTGGATTATCTTGTTAAGTTGGTGAAGGAAGGAAAGCTCAAGACGGTGATTGACTCCAGACATCCTTTGAGCAAGGCTGAAGATGCTTGGGTTAAGAGTATCGATGGCCATGCTACTGGGAAAATCATTGTGGAGCCTTAAGTACGTAGGAGATTTCAAAATGTTGGTATTGTAAAATTCATAATATTGCATCAATTTTCTTAGTTAGTAAAAATTAAACAGAGAGATGAGCGGTAGATTTTCAGTTGTGacgatttttttattttgagattgTAGGTGGGTGCTTGATGCCTCAAATTGATCGTCACAGAAAAACTAATATTGCCTAATCctccattttttttatataaataatACTATTGCATCATGGCATACTCATTGTTAAAAATAAGAGGGTGTTATCATAGTAGTGTTGTACGGGTGCCTCCAAATGACACCCAATTGTTGGAGCGCTATTGTAGTTGTGTTGTAAATTTTTGTGTTGTAATTACAATTATGTAACCAACCACATAATTATTTTGCGGTCAACATATGATACTCATTAGTtataaggggccgtgaccacttacccgattttaggctaaaaattgccacttactccagcaagagttttttaacctcatttacccaaatcaacagtgtttgacagtattaccgtcgttttacttaataaattccattcatctctctctctcagactcaCTCTCTCAACTGGATCTCGCCGGCCCTCCCACCTACGTTTCCTTCTCCCACCACCGATCACctctcaatcttcttcttcttctgcacttGCCACCGCAATGTCGACCAAGCCCTCCACCTCCTCTACCACCTCCGCCTCTGTGGCTACCGCCCCGACCCGCTCAACCTTAGCAGCGTCATCCACGCTCTCTGCGACTGCAACTACCTCGAAGAATCCCACGACTGATTTGCCCACTCCTTGACTCAGATCTACAACTCAGGACATCAGCGAATCAGACCGCTGCAATCCCTTCCTCTGACGCTGCTCGTCTCTCATCCTTTGATAAATtccatttctctttctttctctcaaaGATCGGAGCCCAGCCATGTCCGACGAGGAGTACCATTTCGAGCCC is a genomic window containing:
- the LOC133739601 gene encoding chloroplast envelope quinone oxidoreductase homolog yields the protein MKAMAVKLMHAVQYNSYGGGPSGLKHVEIPIPTPKKDEVLLKVEAASINPIDWKLQKGVGRPFYPRNLPHTPACDVAGEVVEVGQGVQNFKVGDEVVAALTLATGGAFAEYATAKECFTATRPPEVSAAEAAGLPVAGLTAHQCLTEAAGVKLDGTGPQKNILITAASGGVGHYAVQLAKLGNTHVTATCGARNIDFVKSLGADEVLDYKTPEGAALSSPSGRKYDAVIHCATAIPWSTFKPNLSPNGKVIEISPSLSNWLTMAVNKLTFSKKQLVQLMVNPKAENLDYLVKLVKEGKLKTVIDSRHPLSKAEDAWVKSIDGHATGKIIVEP